The following coding sequences are from one Panicum hallii strain FIL2 chromosome 5, PHallii_v3.1, whole genome shotgun sequence window:
- the LOC112891382 gene encoding ABC transporter B family member 4-like isoform X1: MVGRRGEGAEDRSSRVGNDDAAGGDGGGGIGAGAGPTKPPVAAAPVTAGRVPLHRLFAFADRTDALLMAVGALAAVANGMAQPLMTFIFGDVIDAFGSAESSNHVLHRVVKVIMNFVYLAIGSGLASTLQVSCWTITGERQAARIRALYLEAILRQDITFFDMEMSTGQVIERMAGDTFLIQDAIGEKVGKSIQLLSTFIGGFIIAFVRGWLLALVMLSSIPPIAIAGAIVSKLMTRLSTRMQAKYGDAGNVVEQTLGAIRTVVSFNGEKQAITTYNKFIRKAYESALQEGAVNGLGLGSVMAILFCSYGLAVWYGSRLIVERGYNGGMIISVIMAVMIGAMSLGQATPSVTAFAEGQGAAYRMFKIIERKPDIDIYDTTGIILDDIKGDVELKDVYFSYPTRSEHLVFDGFSLRIPSGTTMALVGESGSGKSTVISLVERFYDPQAGEVLIDGVDIRRMKLGWIRGKISLVSQEPVLFSTTIRENIAYGMENLTLDEIKRAIELANAAKFIDKLPNGLDTMVGERGTQLSGGQKQRIAIARAIVKNPRILLLDEATSALDLESERVVQEALNRIMLERTTIIVAHRLSTVKNADVISVLQHGKMVEQGSHVELMKVPEGAYSQLVHLQDTRQAEESSNVDPDMIVTNGFGSRSISNKPRSQSISRRSTSKGSSSFGHSGRHSFPAPLGLPDPMEFTEAPDIEETRDKMASTPKKAPIGRLFYLNKPEAFVLALGSITAAMHGVIFPIYGTLISTAIKVFYEPPAELRKDSRFWASMFVVLGACAFILIPIEYFLFGLAGGKLVERVRSLTFQSVMRQEINWFDKPEHSSGSIGARLSTDALNVKRLVGDNLALNVQTLSTVISGFTIAMVANWKLALIITVVVPLVGFQGYAQVKFLKGLNKNAKLKYEEASQVATDAVGGIRTVAAFSAEKKVMETYEKKCESPIKQGIREGVVGGLGFGFSFLAFYFTYALCFYVGAKFVQQGTATFPEVFRVFFVLVLATSGISRTSAVGADSTKANDAAASVFEILDRKSKINYGSEEGVIITSVRGDIDFQNVCFKYPSRPNVHIFKDLSLSIPSGKTVALVGESGSGKSTVIALLERFYDTDSGKILFDDVELQALKVSWLRQQVGLVAQEPVLFNDTIRANIAYGKQGEASEEEVVAAAEAANAHQFISALPDGYNTIVGERGIQLSGGQKQRVAIARAVIKDPKVLLLDEATSALDAESERVVQEALDQVMVGRTTVVVAHRLSTIRGADIIAVLKNGAVAEKGRHEELMRIKGGTYASLVQLSSSSA; this comes from the exons ATGGTAGggaggaggggggagggggcTGAAGATCGTAGCAGCCGGGTGGGGAACGACGACGCCGCCGGTGGCGATGGAGGAGGAGGAATAGGGGCGGGAGCTGGCCCTACGAAGccgccggtggcggcggcgcccgtgACGGCGGGGCGCGTGCCGCTGCACCGGCTCTTCGCGTTCGCGGACCGGACGGACGCCCTGCTCATGGCCGTGGGCGCCctcgccgcggtggccaacgggATGGCGCAGCCGCTCATGACCTTCATCTTCGGCGACGTCATCGACGCCTTCGGCTCCGCCGAGTCCTCCAACCACGTGCTCCACAGGGTCGTCAAG GTGATCATGAACTTTGTCTACCTTGCCATCGGATCAGGGCTTGCTTCAACACTTC AGGTATCTTGTTGGACAATAACTGGAGAAAGGCAGGCAGCACGAATCAGAGCCTTGTACCTCGAGGCAATTCTGAGACAGGATATCACATTTTTTGACATGGAGATGAGCACTGGGCAAGTCATTGAGAGGATGGCGGGAGACACATTCCTCATTCAAGATGCCATTGGAGAAAAG GTTGGAAAGTCCATACAACTCCTTTCTACTTTTATTGGTGGCTTCATTATTGCATTCGTGAGAGGATGGCTCTTAGCCCTTGTTATGCTCTCAAGCATTCCTCCGATCGCAATTGCTGGTGCGATTGTATCAAAGCTTATGACAAGACTCTCCACCCGCATGCAAGCAAAATACGGTGATGCTGGCAATGTTGTTGAACAAACACTTGGAGCCATTCGAACG GTTGTTTCATTCAATGGTGAGAAGCAGGCTATAACAACGTATAACAAGTTCATAAGAAAAGCATATGAATCTGCTCTACAAGAAGGTGCTGTAAATGGACTTGGATTGGGTTCTGTAATGGCAATCTTATTTTGCAGTTATGGTTTGGCAGTTTGGTACGGATCTAGATTGATAGTTGAGCGAGGATACAATGGTGGCATGATTATTTCTGTCATAATGGCTGTCATGATCGGTGCAAT GTCCTTAGGTCAGGCAACCCCATCAGTGACCGCTTTTGCAGAAGGTCAAGGGGCAGCATATAGAATGTTCAAGATAATTGAACGGAAACCAGATATCGATATATATGATACCACAGGTATTATATTGGATGACATAAAGGGTGATGTTGAACTGAAGGATGTGTACTTCAGCTATCCTACAAGATCTGAACATTTAGTATTTGATGGATTCTCATTGCGCATACCAAGTGGTACAACTATGGCCCTAGTTGGAGAGAGCGGCAGTGGGAAGTCAACAGTGATCAGTTTGGTGGAGAGGTTCTATGATCCACAGGCTGGAGAAGTTTTGATTGATGGTGTTGACATCAGAAGAATGAAGCTTGGATGGATAAGAGGAAAAATTAGTCTTGTCAGCCAAGAACCAGTGTTGTTCTCAACTACAATCAGGGAAAACATTGCTTATGGGATGGAAAATCTAACACTTGATGAGATCAAGAGAGCAATCGAGCTTGCAAACGCTGCTAAATTCATTGATAAGCTGCCAAAT GGTCTTGACACAATGGTTGGGGAACGTGGAACTCAACTGTCTGGAGGGCAGAAACAAAGAATAGCAATTGCTAGAGCAATTGTAAAGAACCCTAGGATCTTACTACTTGATGAAGCAACCAGCGCACTGGATTTGGAATCTGAGAGGGTAGTTCAAGAAGCATTGAATAGGATAATGTTAGAAAGGACTACAATTATCGTTGCTCATCGCCTAAGCACAGTGAAGAATGCTGATGTGATATCCGTCCTACAACATGGGAAGATGGTGGAACAAG GTTCACATGTAGAACTGATGAAGGTACCTGAAGGTGCTTACTCTCAGCTGGTACATCTGCAAGACACTCGGCAAGCGGAAGAATCTTCTAATGTCGACCCTGATATGATAGTAACAAATGGTTTTGGCTCAAGATCTATTAGTAACAAACCAAGAAGCCAAAGTATCTCCAGGAGATCAACTAGTAAAGGCTCTTCCTCTTTTGGGCATAGTGGTAGGCACTCTTTCCCTGCTCCACTTGGCCTACCTGATCCAATGGAATTCACTGAAGCTCCTGATATAGAGGAGACTAGAGACAAAATGGCCAGTACTCCAAAGAAAGCTCCAATTGGTAGACTCTTCTATCTGAACAAACCAGAAGCTTTTGTGCTTGCACTTGGTTCCATAACTGCTGCGATGCATGGAGTCATTTTTCCAATATATGGAACATTGATTTCAACGGCGATAAAAGTGTTTTATGAGCCACCAGCAGAACTACGGAAGGATTCCAGGTTCTGGGCAAGCATGTTTGTTGTGCTAGGTGCTTGTGCCTTTATTCTGATTCCAATAGAATACTTCCTGTTTGGATTAGCTGGTGGGAAGCTTGTGGAACGCGTACGGTCACTGACATTTCAGAGTGTGATGCGTCAAGAGATCAACTGGTTTGATAAACCTGAACACTCGAG TGGATCGATTGGTGCAAGACTATCCACTGATGCTCTGAATGTTAAGCGACTTGTTGGGGACAATTTAGCACTGAATGTCCAGACTCTTTCAACTGTCATATCAGGCTTCACAATAGCAATGGTGGCAAACTGGAAGTTGGCACTGATTATCACTGTGGTGGTTCCTTTAGTTGGTTTCCAAGGCTATGCTCAAGTGAAGTTCCTGAAAGGTCTCAATAAAAATGCAAAG TTGAAGTATGAAGAAGCAAGTCAAGTAGCAACTGATGCAGTCGGTGGCATCAGAACTGTGGCGGCATTTTCTGCCGAGAAGAAGGTGATGGAGACCTATGAGAAGAAATGTGAATCTCCAATAAAGCAAGGAATAAGGGAAGGTGTCGTTGGTGGCTTGGGGTTTGGGTTCTCATTCCTTGCCTTCTACTTTACATATGCTCTCTGCTTCTATGTTGGTGCCAAGTTTGTTCAGCAAGGAACAGCCACATTTCCTGAAGTGTTTAGG GTCTTTTTCGTATTAGTTTTAGCAACAAGTGGAATCTCACGAACAAGTGCAGTTGGTGCAGACAGCACCAAGGCTAATGATGCGGCTGCATCTGTCTTCGAAATTCTTGATCGTAAATCCAAGATCAATTACGGCAGCGAGGAAGGTGTGATCATCACAAGTGTGAGGGGTGACATTGATTTCCAGAATGTGTGCTTCAAGTATCCCTCACGACCAAATGTTCATATTTTCAAGGATCTATCATTGAGCATTCCGTCTGGAAAG ACTGTTGCACTAGTTGGGGAGAGTGGGAGTGGGAAGTCCACAGTGATCGCACTGCTAGAAAGGTTTTATGACACGGACTCCGGTAAGATCCTCTTTGACGATGTGGAACTTCAAGCCCTAAAAGTAAGCTGGCTTAGGCAGCAAGTCGGGCTAGTTGCCCAAGAGCCAGTGCTGTTCAATGACACCATCCGCGCCAACATAGCTTATGGGAAGCAAGGGGAAGCATCTGAAGAAGaggttgttgctgctgctgaagcAGCCAATGCACATCAGTTCATCTCCGCCTTGCCTGACGGGTACAACACCATTGTCGGGGAAAGAGGGATCCAATTGTCAGGCGGGCAGAAGCAGCGTGTTGCCATTGCGAGGGCTGTCATAAAGGACCCCAAGGTGCTGCTGCTGGATGAGGCAACAAGCGCGCTAGACGCGGAGTCAGAGCGAGTGGTGCAGGAGGCTCTGGACCAGGTGATGGTCGGTAGAACGACCGTGGTGGTGGCACATCGTTTATCAACGATCAGAGGTGCAGACATCATAGCTGTACTGAAGAACGGGGCTGTAGCCGAGAAAGGCAGGCACGAAGAGTTGATGCGGATAAAGGGTGGAACCTACGCTTCGCTTGTTCAGCTAAGCTCTAGTTCTGCATGA
- the LOC112891382 gene encoding ABC transporter B family member 4-like isoform X2 yields the protein MLSSIPPIAIAGAIVSKLMTRLSTRMQAKYGDAGNVVEQTLGAIRTVVSFNGEKQAITTYNKFIRKAYESALQEGAVNGLGLGSVMAILFCSYGLAVWYGSRLIVERGYNGGMIISVIMAVMIGAMSLGQATPSVTAFAEGQGAAYRMFKIIERKPDIDIYDTTGIILDDIKGDVELKDVYFSYPTRSEHLVFDGFSLRIPSGTTMALVGESGSGKSTVISLVERFYDPQAGEVLIDGVDIRRMKLGWIRGKISLVSQEPVLFSTTIRENIAYGMENLTLDEIKRAIELANAAKFIDKLPNGLDTMVGERGTQLSGGQKQRIAIARAIVKNPRILLLDEATSALDLESERVVQEALNRIMLERTTIIVAHRLSTVKNADVISVLQHGKMVEQGSHVELMKVPEGAYSQLVHLQDTRQAEESSNVDPDMIVTNGFGSRSISNKPRSQSISRRSTSKGSSSFGHSGRHSFPAPLGLPDPMEFTEAPDIEETRDKMASTPKKAPIGRLFYLNKPEAFVLALGSITAAMHGVIFPIYGTLISTAIKVFYEPPAELRKDSRFWASMFVVLGACAFILIPIEYFLFGLAGGKLVERVRSLTFQSVMRQEINWFDKPEHSSGSIGARLSTDALNVKRLVGDNLALNVQTLSTVISGFTIAMVANWKLALIITVVVPLVGFQGYAQVKFLKGLNKNAKLKYEEASQVATDAVGGIRTVAAFSAEKKVMETYEKKCESPIKQGIREGVVGGLGFGFSFLAFYFTYALCFYVGAKFVQQGTATFPEVFRVFFVLVLATSGISRTSAVGADSTKANDAAASVFEILDRKSKINYGSEEGVIITSVRGDIDFQNVCFKYPSRPNVHIFKDLSLSIPSGKTVALVGESGSGKSTVIALLERFYDTDSGKILFDDVELQALKVSWLRQQVGLVAQEPVLFNDTIRANIAYGKQGEASEEEVVAAAEAANAHQFISALPDGYNTIVGERGIQLSGGQKQRVAIARAVIKDPKVLLLDEATSALDAESERVVQEALDQVMVGRTTVVVAHRLSTIRGADIIAVLKNGAVAEKGRHEELMRIKGGTYASLVQLSSSSA from the exons ATGCTCTCAAGCATTCCTCCGATCGCAATTGCTGGTGCGATTGTATCAAAGCTTATGACAAGACTCTCCACCCGCATGCAAGCAAAATACGGTGATGCTGGCAATGTTGTTGAACAAACACTTGGAGCCATTCGAACG GTTGTTTCATTCAATGGTGAGAAGCAGGCTATAACAACGTATAACAAGTTCATAAGAAAAGCATATGAATCTGCTCTACAAGAAGGTGCTGTAAATGGACTTGGATTGGGTTCTGTAATGGCAATCTTATTTTGCAGTTATGGTTTGGCAGTTTGGTACGGATCTAGATTGATAGTTGAGCGAGGATACAATGGTGGCATGATTATTTCTGTCATAATGGCTGTCATGATCGGTGCAAT GTCCTTAGGTCAGGCAACCCCATCAGTGACCGCTTTTGCAGAAGGTCAAGGGGCAGCATATAGAATGTTCAAGATAATTGAACGGAAACCAGATATCGATATATATGATACCACAGGTATTATATTGGATGACATAAAGGGTGATGTTGAACTGAAGGATGTGTACTTCAGCTATCCTACAAGATCTGAACATTTAGTATTTGATGGATTCTCATTGCGCATACCAAGTGGTACAACTATGGCCCTAGTTGGAGAGAGCGGCAGTGGGAAGTCAACAGTGATCAGTTTGGTGGAGAGGTTCTATGATCCACAGGCTGGAGAAGTTTTGATTGATGGTGTTGACATCAGAAGAATGAAGCTTGGATGGATAAGAGGAAAAATTAGTCTTGTCAGCCAAGAACCAGTGTTGTTCTCAACTACAATCAGGGAAAACATTGCTTATGGGATGGAAAATCTAACACTTGATGAGATCAAGAGAGCAATCGAGCTTGCAAACGCTGCTAAATTCATTGATAAGCTGCCAAAT GGTCTTGACACAATGGTTGGGGAACGTGGAACTCAACTGTCTGGAGGGCAGAAACAAAGAATAGCAATTGCTAGAGCAATTGTAAAGAACCCTAGGATCTTACTACTTGATGAAGCAACCAGCGCACTGGATTTGGAATCTGAGAGGGTAGTTCAAGAAGCATTGAATAGGATAATGTTAGAAAGGACTACAATTATCGTTGCTCATCGCCTAAGCACAGTGAAGAATGCTGATGTGATATCCGTCCTACAACATGGGAAGATGGTGGAACAAG GTTCACATGTAGAACTGATGAAGGTACCTGAAGGTGCTTACTCTCAGCTGGTACATCTGCAAGACACTCGGCAAGCGGAAGAATCTTCTAATGTCGACCCTGATATGATAGTAACAAATGGTTTTGGCTCAAGATCTATTAGTAACAAACCAAGAAGCCAAAGTATCTCCAGGAGATCAACTAGTAAAGGCTCTTCCTCTTTTGGGCATAGTGGTAGGCACTCTTTCCCTGCTCCACTTGGCCTACCTGATCCAATGGAATTCACTGAAGCTCCTGATATAGAGGAGACTAGAGACAAAATGGCCAGTACTCCAAAGAAAGCTCCAATTGGTAGACTCTTCTATCTGAACAAACCAGAAGCTTTTGTGCTTGCACTTGGTTCCATAACTGCTGCGATGCATGGAGTCATTTTTCCAATATATGGAACATTGATTTCAACGGCGATAAAAGTGTTTTATGAGCCACCAGCAGAACTACGGAAGGATTCCAGGTTCTGGGCAAGCATGTTTGTTGTGCTAGGTGCTTGTGCCTTTATTCTGATTCCAATAGAATACTTCCTGTTTGGATTAGCTGGTGGGAAGCTTGTGGAACGCGTACGGTCACTGACATTTCAGAGTGTGATGCGTCAAGAGATCAACTGGTTTGATAAACCTGAACACTCGAG TGGATCGATTGGTGCAAGACTATCCACTGATGCTCTGAATGTTAAGCGACTTGTTGGGGACAATTTAGCACTGAATGTCCAGACTCTTTCAACTGTCATATCAGGCTTCACAATAGCAATGGTGGCAAACTGGAAGTTGGCACTGATTATCACTGTGGTGGTTCCTTTAGTTGGTTTCCAAGGCTATGCTCAAGTGAAGTTCCTGAAAGGTCTCAATAAAAATGCAAAG TTGAAGTATGAAGAAGCAAGTCAAGTAGCAACTGATGCAGTCGGTGGCATCAGAACTGTGGCGGCATTTTCTGCCGAGAAGAAGGTGATGGAGACCTATGAGAAGAAATGTGAATCTCCAATAAAGCAAGGAATAAGGGAAGGTGTCGTTGGTGGCTTGGGGTTTGGGTTCTCATTCCTTGCCTTCTACTTTACATATGCTCTCTGCTTCTATGTTGGTGCCAAGTTTGTTCAGCAAGGAACAGCCACATTTCCTGAAGTGTTTAGG GTCTTTTTCGTATTAGTTTTAGCAACAAGTGGAATCTCACGAACAAGTGCAGTTGGTGCAGACAGCACCAAGGCTAATGATGCGGCTGCATCTGTCTTCGAAATTCTTGATCGTAAATCCAAGATCAATTACGGCAGCGAGGAAGGTGTGATCATCACAAGTGTGAGGGGTGACATTGATTTCCAGAATGTGTGCTTCAAGTATCCCTCACGACCAAATGTTCATATTTTCAAGGATCTATCATTGAGCATTCCGTCTGGAAAG ACTGTTGCACTAGTTGGGGAGAGTGGGAGTGGGAAGTCCACAGTGATCGCACTGCTAGAAAGGTTTTATGACACGGACTCCGGTAAGATCCTCTTTGACGATGTGGAACTTCAAGCCCTAAAAGTAAGCTGGCTTAGGCAGCAAGTCGGGCTAGTTGCCCAAGAGCCAGTGCTGTTCAATGACACCATCCGCGCCAACATAGCTTATGGGAAGCAAGGGGAAGCATCTGAAGAAGaggttgttgctgctgctgaagcAGCCAATGCACATCAGTTCATCTCCGCCTTGCCTGACGGGTACAACACCATTGTCGGGGAAAGAGGGATCCAATTGTCAGGCGGGCAGAAGCAGCGTGTTGCCATTGCGAGGGCTGTCATAAAGGACCCCAAGGTGCTGCTGCTGGATGAGGCAACAAGCGCGCTAGACGCGGAGTCAGAGCGAGTGGTGCAGGAGGCTCTGGACCAGGTGATGGTCGGTAGAACGACCGTGGTGGTGGCACATCGTTTATCAACGATCAGAGGTGCAGACATCATAGCTGTACTGAAGAACGGGGCTGTAGCCGAGAAAGGCAGGCACGAAGAGTTGATGCGGATAAAGGGTGGAACCTACGCTTCGCTTGTTCAGCTAAGCTCTAGTTCTGCATGA